CCTCCATGGCGTCGGGCAGCCACGAGTACAGGGGCAGCTGGGCCGACTTGCCGACGGCGCCGAGCAGCAGCAGGAGGGAGATGGCCAGGGCGGTGGTGTGGGAGAGGGGCGAGGCTCCGCCGAGGTGGGTGAACACCGTGCGGTAGTCGAGCGAGCCGAAGTGGCCGACGATCAGGAACATGGCCAGCAGGAACCCGAAGTCCCCCATCCGGTTGACCACGAAGGCCTTCTTGGCGGCGGTGGCCGCCGTGTTGCGCTCGAACCAGAAGCCGATCAGCAGGTAGGAGCAGGTGCCGACGCCCTCCCACCCGACGAAGGTGAACAGGAAGTTGCCGCCCAACACCAGCACGACCATCGAGAGGACGAACAGGTTGAGGTAGACGAAGAACTTCCGGTAGTCCGGGTCACCTTTCATGTAGCCGATCGAGTACAGGTGGATCAGGCCCGAGACTCCGGTCACGAACAGCGCCATGGTCGTCGAGAGCGGGTCGACGAGGGCCCCGACGCTGACCTTGAGGCCGCCGACCGGGATCCAGGTGAACCAGGTCTGGGTCACCTCCCGGTGGGCCGGCCCCATGTGATGGAGCCCGATGAAGGTGATGACCGCGGCCACGAACGACCCGGCCACGGCCAGGGTCCCGACCCATCCGGCGGCCGGGTCCCCGAAGCGGCGCCCGGAGAGGGCCAGCACGAGGAAGCCCGCGAGGGGCAGGAGCAGGATGGCCGGGGCGGCGTGGATCATCGGCAGGGACTCGTCATCGCGCTGGCCTAACCCTTGAGGATGTTGAGGTCGTCGGCGGTGGCGTCGGGCCGGCGCCGGAAGATCGACACGATGATGCCGAGCCCGACCACCACCTCGGCGGCGGCCACCACGAGCACGAAGAACACGAGCGACTGGCCGTTGATGTCCCCCAGCATCCGGGAGAAGGTGACGAAGGTCAGGTTCACGGCGTTGAGCATCAGCTCGATACACATGAACATGACCAGGACGCTGCGGCGCACGAGCAGGCCGACGGCGCCGATGCTGAACAGAACCGCCGCCAGCGCCAGGTACCAGGTTCCCCCGAGCGTCATACCGCCCCGACCTCCTCGTCGGTCACGTTGCGCACGCCGGCGGCGGCCTCGTCGGGGCCGAGGGCCGGGGCCAGCGGGGCGCCGACGTCGTCGCTCTCGGCCAGGGGCGGCGGGGCCGGGGGGGTGTGGGACGGCCGCCGGGCCAGCACCACCGCGGCCATCACGGCGATGATCAGCAGGAGCGAGGTGAGCTCGAAGGGCAGCAGGTAGGTCGTGAACAGCGACTTGGCCAGCGCCCCGGTGTTGGCCCCGCCCCCGATGGCCCCCTGGCCCGGGGGCTTGGCCCCGGTGAGCCAGTGGCGCCAGCGGGCCAGGGCCAACAGCTCCCCGAGCGCGGCCGTGCCCAGCAGAACGGCCACCGGCCGTTGTCCCGGCAGCCTGGTCGTGGTCTCGGGCTCGGCCCGGTCCACCCCGAGCAGCATGATCACGAACAGGAACAGCACGACGATGGCGCCGGCGTAGACGATGACCTGGACGGCGGCGAGGAACTGGGCATCCTCCTCGACGAACAGCACCGCCACCCCGAACAGGGTCAGGACGAGCGAGAGGGCGGAGTAGACCGGGTTGCGCCACAGCACCACGCCGAGGGCGCCGACGAGCACGATGGCGGCGCAGATGGCGAAGACCACGCTGTCGACCATGGCCGTGGCCAGCACCGGGGCTCCGAGGGCCGCGCTCACTCGGGGTCCCCCTCGTGGGCGTGGGCCAGGTCGGCCTGGTGCACGGCGGCCTCGCGCAGGCCGTAGGCGTCGGGGCCGTGGTGCTCGGGCGGGAGCTCCCGGGTCTGGCCCGCCTCGGGGGCGCGCACGCCGTAGCCGAGCTCGCCCGACCAGTGCACGACTCCCTCCTCGGCGCCCACCCCCGCCGAGGCGGTGGCGCGCATCCAGGCCGAGGTGTGGCGGTCCTCGCCCGGGCGCCAGTCCTCCCAGGGCAGCTGCTGGGGCCGGCCCTCGTCGTCCACCAGCAGCTCGTCGCGCGTGTAGATGGCGTCCTGGCGGTTGGTGAAGGAGAACTCGAACAGCTTGGACTCGGTGATGGCCTCGGTGGGGCACGCCTCGACGCAGAGGTCGCAGTGGATGCAGCGCAGGTAGTTGATCTCGTAGACGAAGCCGTAGCGCTCGCCGGGCGAGACCGGGGAGTCGGGCGGGTTGTCGGCGCCCCGCACGTAGATGCAGCGGGCCGGGCACACCCCGGCGCACAGCTCGCACCCGATGCACTTCTCCATGCCGTCCTCGTAGCGGTTGAGGACGTGCCGGCCGTGGAGGCGCACAGGCTTGCGCCGCTTCTCGTCGGGGTAGCGCGACGTGACCCGGGGCAGGAAGATCTGGCGCAGGGTCACCTTGAACCCGGTCAGGTAGCCCATCAGTTGTACGCCTCCCCGACGTGGCGCCCGCTGACGGTCATGGCCCGGACCAGCATGGCGCCGGACACGATCCCGAGACCGACCACGACCAGGCCCCACCCGAGGCTGACGCGCATGGCGGCGATGACGAGCAGCCAGCCCAGGGAGATCGGGATCAGGAACTTCCAGCCCAGCCCCATCAGCTGGTCGTAGCGCAGGCGGGGCAGGGTGGCCCGCAGCCAGACCTGGACGAACAGCAGCACGATCACCTTCCCGGTGAACCACAGGATCGGCCACAGCCACCGCACCACGTGGAAGCCGGGGCCGTCGGGGCCGCCGAGGAAGAGGGTGACGGCTATGGCCGACATGGTGACCGAGCCCATGAATTCGGTGAGCTGGAACAGGGCGAAGCGCAGCGACGAGTACTCGGTGTGGAACCCGCCCACCAGCTCCTGCTCCGCCTCGACCAGGTCGAACGGCGGCCGGTTCATCTCGGCCGTCGACGCCACCATGAACACGAGGAACGGCACGAAGCCGAGCCGGAAGACGTTCCAGTTCGGGATGAACCCCCGGATCACCCCGTTCTGGGCGGCCACGATGGCCCGGGTCGACAGGCTCCCGGTGATCAGGACGGCGGCGGCCACCGACAACGAGAACGCCGCCTCGTAGGAGATCAGCTGGGCGGAGGCGCGGATGCCGCCGAGGAGCGGGTACTTCGACCCCGACGACCACCCGGCCAGGAGCACGCCGTACACCGCCACCGCCGACAGGGCCAGCACCAGCAGGATGCCGATCGGGGGGTCGGCCACCTGCAGCTCGGTGCTGCGATGGCCGAAGTGGATCACCCCGCCGATCGGCACGACGGCGAACAGGGTGAACGCCGGCACCGCCGACAAGTAGGGCGCCAGGCGGAAGATGTGCCGGTCGGCCCGGTCGGGGAGGAGGTCCTCCTTGAAGAAGAGCTTGG
The window above is part of the Acidimicrobiales bacterium genome. Proteins encoded here:
- the nuoK gene encoding NADH-quinone oxidoreductase subunit NuoK, producing MTLGGTWYLALAAVLFSIGAVGLLVRRSVLVMFMCIELMLNAVNLTFVTFSRMLGDINGQSLVFFVLVVAAAEVVVGLGIIVSIFRRRPDATADDLNILKG
- a CDS encoding NADH-quinone oxidoreductase subunit J; its protein translation is MSAALGAPVLATAMVDSVVFAICAAIVLVGALGVVLWRNPVYSALSLVLTLFGVAVLFVEEDAQFLAAVQVIVYAGAIVVLFLFVIMLLGVDRAEPETTTRLPGQRPVAVLLGTAALGELLALARWRHWLTGAKPPGQGAIGGGANTGALAKSLFTTYLLPFELTSLLLIIAVMAAVVLARRPSHTPPAPPPLAESDDVGAPLAPALGPDEAAAGVRNVTDEEVGAV
- a CDS encoding complex I subunit 1 family protein codes for the protein MGDPIFIHGIDLAAGITLVIKVLVAFALLLVSVLAMVWFERKVISDMQNRIGPDRAGPWGILQSLADGAKLFFKEDLLPDRADRHIFRLAPYLSAVPAFTLFAVVPIGGVIHFGHRSTELQVADPPIGILLVLALSAVAVYGVLLAGWSSGSKYPLLGGIRASAQLISYEAAFSLSVAAAVLITGSLSTRAIVAAQNGVIRGFIPNWNVFRLGFVPFLVFMVASTAEMNRPPFDLVEAEQELVGGFHTEYSSLRFALFQLTEFMGSVTMSAIAVTLFLGGPDGPGFHVVRWLWPILWFTGKVIVLLFVQVWLRATLPRLRYDQLMGLGWKFLIPISLGWLLVIAAMRVSLGWGLVVVGLGIVSGAMLVRAMTVSGRHVGEAYN
- the nuoI gene encoding NADH-quinone oxidoreductase subunit NuoI, with protein sequence MGYLTGFKVTLRQIFLPRVTSRYPDEKRRKPVRLHGRHVLNRYEDGMEKCIGCELCAGVCPARCIYVRGADNPPDSPVSPGERYGFVYEINYLRCIHCDLCVEACPTEAITESKLFEFSFTNRQDAIYTRDELLVDDEGRPQQLPWEDWRPGEDRHTSAWMRATASAGVGAEEGVVHWSGELGYGVRAPEAGQTRELPPEHHGPDAYGLREAAVHQADLAHAHEGDPE